A DNA window from Helianthus annuus cultivar XRQ/B chromosome 15, HanXRQr2.0-SUNRISE, whole genome shotgun sequence contains the following coding sequences:
- the LOC110914054 gene encoding uncharacterized protein LOC110914054 — protein MEWDYDVEACSCCGSHNHWAQDCPRSYHPDHGSRGYQNYNQSDKGGNEQNRNAMEEDKILELFKTLLKHVEELAQSLKEQQNINESLNQRIEQLTNQFDNFAERKATVSLVEDAGSKTDRDPGEPLIPIQLGDLKTDNASLNFGVSMSVLPGYIYDRYDLGPLQQVNDPMVLVEYSRGRPRGILKGLTVKVGDFYYPEDFVVLDPYTKKEQLRVILGRPFLATADAQICCWKGTVDMTYGSRKISIDFLSHSFDYSFINTCSWDFVTNTSYSRVCDDGPKESVAMIDRSKDDKIVKDKEAKSPRWLKLRIKKQLAKRKKMPPKEATKSKKNPIETRTGELLYSFDDTDPDNPDHWDTIRDDGWMWDDNHVFHTQGILYEPP, from the coding sequence ATGGAATGGGATTATGATGTTGAAGCATGCTCATGTTGCGGGAGTCACAATCACTGGGCTCAAGATTGTCCACGTTCTTACCACCCGGATCATGGCTCCAGAGGATATCAAAATTACAATCAATCCGATAAAGGCGGTAACGAGCAGAATCGAAACGCAATGGAGGAAGATAAGATTTTAGAGTTATTCAAAACCCTCCTCAAGCATGTAGAGGAACTCGCCCAGTCTCTCAAGGAACAGCaaaatattaatgaatcacttaACCAACGAATTGAACAACTAACTAATCAGTTTGACAATTTTGCAGAAAGAAAAGCTACAGTTAGCCTGGTTGAGGATGCTGGATCAAAGACAGATAGAGATCCAGGGGAACCGCTCATCCCAATTCAACTTGGGGATCTCAAGACAGATAATGCTTCATTGAATTTTGGAGTTAGTATGAGTGTTCTTCCCGGGTATATTTATGACAGGTATGATTTGGGCCCATTGCAACAGGTTAATGATCCTATGGTTTTAGTTGAATACTCACGAGGAAGGCCCCGAGGGATTTTGAAGGGATTGACTGTAAAGGTAGGTGACTTTTATTATCCTGAAGATTTTGTTGTCTTAGATCCATATACAAAGAAGGAACAACTGAGAGTGATACTTGGCAGACCATTCTTGGCCACTGCAGATGCTCAGATCTGTTGCTGGAAAGGTACAGTTGATATGACATACGGGAGCCGTAAGATTTCTATTGACTTCCTTTCACATTCTTTTGATTATTCATTTATAAATACTTGTTCATGGGATTTTGTTACTAACACGAGTTATTCTCGAGTGTGTGACGATGGCCCGAAAGAGAGTGTTGCTATGATTGACAGGTCTAAAGATGACAAGATCGTGAAGGATAAAGAGGCCAAGTCACCTAGGTGGCTCAAATTGAGAattaaaaagcaattagccaagCGAAAAAAGATGCCACCAAAGGAAGCAACCAAATCCAAGAAGAATCCCATAGAGACACGTACGGGCGAGTTATTATATTCTTTCGATGATACAGATCCAGATAACCCGGATCATTGGGATACCATAAGAGATGATGGATGGATGTGGGATGATAACCATGTGTTTCATACACAGGGGATACTATATGAACCACCATGA